From Dendropsophus ebraccatus isolate aDenEbr1 chromosome 2, aDenEbr1.pat, whole genome shotgun sequence, a single genomic window includes:
- the LOC138783022 gene encoding uncharacterized protein isoform X3: MSDDQLLQLLTARLQSADEEFLGRLRTALSPPATSAAVAPNEAPPARRSQRIRNRSGSSSSSHDSPGHSRHGRHRRHSRRCSRSSRCSRRSRSSRWRSPSTSEWSSGESGRRSIRMRPEPPPSRSLSLVHCEVPPVVVPPPPPTIPSGLGVSVPPARGGRPWPFMPGSHLGHSGQQLMALISSSVTPPTWQRHGTVKPVIWLLGHSYIVRASQRAEFRPGGLNLGFRDLDVNWRGIRGLRWPQVLPEVVDIGRGATSPVILVLHAGVTAGGFGGFKVMEQLWFSQ; the protein is encoded by the exons ATGTCGGATGACCAGCTGCTGCAGCTTCTTACTGCCCGCCTCCAGAGTGCGGATGAGGAGTTCCTGGGCCGTCTGAGGACTGCTCTGTCTCCTCCAGCGACCTCCGCTG CTGTCGCTCCTAATGAAGCCCCCCCGGCCAGGAGGTCCCAGAGGATCCGCAATCGCTCtggttcctcttcctcctcccatgATTCCCCTGGGCACAGTCGCCACGGACGTCACAGGCGTCACTCCCGCCGCTGCTCACGCAGTTCGAGATGCTCCAGAAGATCCAGATCGTCTCGATGGCGCTCTCCCTCTACTTCAGAGTGGTCCTCCGGCGAAAGCGGCCGGCGCAGCATTCGTATGAGGCCGGAGCCTCCGCCGTCCAGGTCGCTTAGCCTGGTACATTGTGAAGTTCCTCCGGTCgtcgtccctcctcctcctccaacgaTACCATCGGGATTGG GAGTTTCGGTCCCTCCTGCCCGGGGCGGACGACCATGGCCATTTATGCCCGGATCACATTTGGGACATAGTGGACAGCAATTGATGGCTTTGATCAGTTCTTCAGTGACACCACCCACCTGGCAACGGCATG GCACCGTCAAACCAGTAATTTGGCTATTAGGTCATTCTTACATAGTCCGCGCTTCTCAGCGAGCTGAATTTCGCCCTGGGGGGCTCAATTTGGGTTTTCGGGACCTGGACGTCAATTGGCGTGGAATTCGGGGACTCAGATGGCCGCAGGTCTTACCGGAAGTGGTCGATATAGGCCGTGGAGCAACTAGTCCGGTGATCTTAGTATTACACGCCGGTG tcacagctggcggctTTGGTGGATTTAAAGTTATGGAGCAGTTATGGTTTAGCCAGTAA
- the LOC138783022 gene encoding uncharacterized protein isoform X1 — protein MSDDQLLQLLTARLQSADEEFLGRLRTALSPPATSAAVAPNEAPPARRSQRIRNRSGSSSSSHDSPGHSRHGRHRRHSRRCSRSSRCSRRSRSSRWRSPSTSEWSSGESGRRSIRMRPEPPPSRSLSLVHCEVPPVVVPPPPPTIPSGLGEFNYAGAWGAGSGKDGEVLALLRTLLDKHPLPPPNPGTSQDNTSNLPRHHAGVHKDVFFCGVSPLGSHVDSDTKDKIWANQYIDIWSLISVEQPSIDRERRFPDSRPYDRRPKPAKTMNNWIQAFAVMGCVMGQRHPERCQELFIYFDTIYNAYKSHGGSAWWRYDEEFRRRLSLHPDIGWGVKATDVWLRLMTAPQRSYSFPSAATAAGAPAAQGAVAVRRPGACWLYNEGHCRFAGLCKYRHECSSCGGTHPALRCRSNSGKSTRPSTSDPKDPGVRGRDGTLAKSIPQ, from the exons ATGTCGGATGACCAGCTGCTGCAGCTTCTTACTGCCCGCCTCCAGAGTGCGGATGAGGAGTTCCTGGGCCGTCTGAGGACTGCTCTGTCTCCTCCAGCGACCTCCGCTG CTGTCGCTCCTAATGAAGCCCCCCCGGCCAGGAGGTCCCAGAGGATCCGCAATCGCTCtggttcctcttcctcctcccatgATTCCCCTGGGCACAGTCGCCACGGACGTCACAGGCGTCACTCCCGCCGCTGCTCACGCAGTTCGAGATGCTCCAGAAGATCCAGATCGTCTCGATGGCGCTCTCCCTCTACTTCAGAGTGGTCCTCCGGCGAAAGCGGCCGGCGCAGCATTCGTATGAGGCCGGAGCCTCCGCCGTCCAGGTCGCTTAGCCTGGTACATTGTGAAGTTCCTCCGGTCgtcgtccctcctcctcctccaacgaTACCATCGGGATTGGGTGAGTTCAATTATGCGGGTGCTTGGGGGGCGGGATCCGGGAAAGACGGTGAGGTGTTAGCGTTGCTTAGAACACTGTTAGATAagcaccccctccctccccctaacCCAGGTACATCTCAGGATAATACTTCTAACCTTCCTCGCCATCATGCGGGGGTCCATAAAGACGTTTTCTTTTGTGGTGTTAGCCCCCTGGGTTCCCATGTGGATAGCGACACAAAAGACAAGATATGGGCCAATCAATACATAGACATATGGTCTTTAATTTCCGTCGAGCAGCCATCTATAGACAGAGAGCGGCGTTTCCCTGATAGCAGACCCTATGACCGCAGGCCTAAGCCAGCAAAAACTATGAACAACTGGATACAGGCTTTTGCTGTTATGGGATGTGTTATGGGGCAAAGGCACCCTGAGCGTTGTCAGGAGCTCTTCATTTATTTTGACACCATTTACAATGCTTATAAATCCCATGGTGGTTCAGCTTGGTGGCGTTACGACGAAGAATTTCGTCGTCGCCTAAGCCTTCATCCTGATATCGGGTGGGGGGTAAAAGCTACAGACGTATGGCTGCGCCTTATGACAGCCCCACAAAGGAGTTACTCCTTTCCCTCAGCGGCCACTGCTGCCGGTGCACCTGCTGCGCAGGGGGCAGTGGCCGTACGCAGACCAGGAGCCTGCTGGCTCTACAATGAAGGGCACTGCAGATTCGCAGGTCTTTGTAAATACCGGCATGAGTGCTCCTCTTGTGGGGGCACTCATCCCGCGCTGCGATGCCGTTCAAACTCGGGAAAATCTACACGCCCAAGTACCAGTGACCCAAAGGACCCCGGTGTGCGCGGCCGCGATGGAACCCTGGCTAAATCTATACCCCAATAA
- the LOC138783022 gene encoding uncharacterized protein isoform X4 — protein sequence MSDDQLLQLLTARLQSADEEFLGRLRTALSPPATSAAVAPNEAPPARRSQRIRNRSGSSSSSHDSPGHSRHGRHRRHSRRCSRSSRCSRRSRSSRWRSPSTSEWSSGESGRRSIRMRPEPPPSRSLSLVHCEVPPVVVPPPPPTIPSGLGVSVPPARGGRPWPFMPGSHLGHSGQQLMALISSSVTPPTWQRHGTVKPVIWLLGHSYIVRASQRAEFRPGGLNLGFRDLDVNWRGIRGLRWPQVLPEVVDIGRGATSPVILVLHAGAGGFGGFKVMEQLWFSQ from the exons ATGTCGGATGACCAGCTGCTGCAGCTTCTTACTGCCCGCCTCCAGAGTGCGGATGAGGAGTTCCTGGGCCGTCTGAGGACTGCTCTGTCTCCTCCAGCGACCTCCGCTG CTGTCGCTCCTAATGAAGCCCCCCCGGCCAGGAGGTCCCAGAGGATCCGCAATCGCTCtggttcctcttcctcctcccatgATTCCCCTGGGCACAGTCGCCACGGACGTCACAGGCGTCACTCCCGCCGCTGCTCACGCAGTTCGAGATGCTCCAGAAGATCCAGATCGTCTCGATGGCGCTCTCCCTCTACTTCAGAGTGGTCCTCCGGCGAAAGCGGCCGGCGCAGCATTCGTATGAGGCCGGAGCCTCCGCCGTCCAGGTCGCTTAGCCTGGTACATTGTGAAGTTCCTCCGGTCgtcgtccctcctcctcctccaacgaTACCATCGGGATTGG GAGTTTCGGTCCCTCCTGCCCGGGGCGGACGACCATGGCCATTTATGCCCGGATCACATTTGGGACATAGTGGACAGCAATTGATGGCTTTGATCAGTTCTTCAGTGACACCACCCACCTGGCAACGGCATG GCACCGTCAAACCAGTAATTTGGCTATTAGGTCATTCTTACATAGTCCGCGCTTCTCAGCGAGCTGAATTTCGCCCTGGGGGGCTCAATTTGGGTTTTCGGGACCTGGACGTCAATTGGCGTGGAATTCGGGGACTCAGATGGCCGCAGGTCTTACCGGAAGTGGTCGATATAGGCCGTGGAGCAACTAGTCCGGTGATCTTAGTATTACACGCCGGTG ctggcggctTTGGTGGATTTAAAGTTATGGAGCAGTTATGGTTTAGCCAGTAA
- the LOC138783022 gene encoding uncharacterized protein isoform X2: MSDDQLLQLLTARLQSADEEFLGRLRTALSPPATSAAVAPNEAPPARRSQRIRNRSGSSSSSHDSPGHSRHGRHRRHSRRCSRSSRCSRRSRSSRWRSPSTSEWSSGESGRRSIRMRPEPPPSRSLSLVHCEVPPVVVPPPPPTIPSGLGVSVPPARGGRPWPFMPGSHLGHSGQQLMALISSSVTPPTWQRHGKAWEDWVRLAVPRDVSSSAEVRLHVTIDFLLQLRDKGVSSIVAQRSLSGVAFFLKLNGWEDSTKHFAIRQALKGWKKHHIRKESRRPVSYSLLNKLVSACPSVCSSPYESTLFFSMFLHSIFWCAACWGASPPF; encoded by the exons ATGTCGGATGACCAGCTGCTGCAGCTTCTTACTGCCCGCCTCCAGAGTGCGGATGAGGAGTTCCTGGGCCGTCTGAGGACTGCTCTGTCTCCTCCAGCGACCTCCGCTG CTGTCGCTCCTAATGAAGCCCCCCCGGCCAGGAGGTCCCAGAGGATCCGCAATCGCTCtggttcctcttcctcctcccatgATTCCCCTGGGCACAGTCGCCACGGACGTCACAGGCGTCACTCCCGCCGCTGCTCACGCAGTTCGAGATGCTCCAGAAGATCCAGATCGTCTCGATGGCGCTCTCCCTCTACTTCAGAGTGGTCCTCCGGCGAAAGCGGCCGGCGCAGCATTCGTATGAGGCCGGAGCCTCCGCCGTCCAGGTCGCTTAGCCTGGTACATTGTGAAGTTCCTCCGGTCgtcgtccctcctcctcctccaacgaTACCATCGGGATTGG GAGTTTCGGTCCCTCCTGCCCGGGGCGGACGACCATGGCCATTTATGCCCGGATCACATTTGGGACATAGTGGACAGCAATTGATGGCTTTGATCAGTTCTTCAGTGACACCACCCACCTGGCAACGGCATGGTAAGGCGTGGGAGGACTGGGTAAGGTTGGCGGTTCCtagggatgtctcctcctccgcGGAGGTCAGATTGCATGTCACCATTGATTTTCTGTTACAATTGCGCGATAAGGGTGTCTCTAGCATAGTAGCGCAGCGATCGCtgtctggtgtggcattttttctAAAGCTCAACGGTTGGGAGGACTCTACGAAGCATTTCGCCATACGTCAAGCCCTCAAAGGTTGGAAAAAACATCACATCCGGAAAGAATCCAGGCGTCCTGTTTCGTATAGTCTTCTCAACAAGCTGGTATCGGCATGCCCCTCTGTTTGCTCCTCCCCTTATGAGTCAACCCTTTTTTTCAGCATGTTTTTGCACAGCATTTTTTGGTGCGCTGCGTGTTGGGGAGCTTCTCCCCCCTTCTAA